The sequence GACGCCTTCTGTCTGCTGTTGCAGAATGATATTACACGGGGTGCAACCACCATCAAGATACAGGCAAGGCTGATGAACAAAAGTACCAGCGATTACCTCTGGCACCAGATCTCCCTGTCACCACTCAATGGAGATAAGGAAGAGCCCAGTTACCGTATCGGGTTTATGGTCGACATCCATGCACAGAAAACGGTAGAGGAAACGCTGAAAGATAACTACGAATTAAAACAGGCGGAAAAGAAACTGAAAGATAACCAGCATACACTGGAACAGTATATTGAAGAACTGAACCGCAGTAACCAGGAGCTACAGCAATTTGCCTTTGTAGCTTCTCATGATCTGCAGGAACCGGTACGTAAATTGCTCTTTTATAGTGACTACCTGCTGAATAACTACCAGACTTCTTTTGATGAGAAAAGCCTGCATTTCCTGAACAGTATACAGGGCGCTTCCCGCAGAATGCGATCATTGATTCAAGACCTGTTACTCTTCTCACAAATCAATAAAGAACAGATTCAGTTCCAGGAAGTTGACCTGAATACGGTAGCGACAGATGCCTGCCAGGATCTGGAAATGGCGATTGAAGAAAAGAATGCCGCACTCAATATTCAATCACTGCCAAAACTCTATTGTGACGAACGTATGATGCGGCAGCTGTTTGGCAATATCATCAGCAATTCATTGAAGTATAGCAAGGATGCCCTGGCTCCTCAGATAGATATTTCTTACAAGCAGGAGAACGGGCATATTGAACTTATATTCAGGGACAACGGGATTGGATTTGATGAAAAGTACCTGCCTAAAATGTTCACCCTCTTTCAGCGCTTACATACACGACAAACGTATGAAGGCACAGGATTGGGACTGGCCATATGCAGGAAGATCGTAGAAATGCACCAGGGGAAAATATGGGCTACCTCAGAAGAGGGATTAGGTGCAACCTTTTTCATTTCTTTGCCTACACATCCGATTATTTAATTGCTTACCTTATGAAATGTGGAAAAATACTGGTTATTGACGACGACTCTGAAGATATGGCTATTATCAGAGAAGCCATGGAAATGATCAATGCTGATCATGTGATGATGTTTGCCGAAGGTGGCGAAAAGGCCCTGCAATTGCTGGACACACGCTTTAGCGCAGAACACATAGTTCCTTGTCTGATCGTACTGGACCTGAACATGCCAAAGATGAACGGTACGCAGACACTGGCAAACCTGAAGGCAGATGACCGCTTCAGGAATATTCCTGTTATCATCTACTCTACTTCTATTAATCCTTTTGAAAAAGCGAAATGTGTCACCTTAGGTGCACATGCGTATATTACCAAACCTGTATCTGTCAAAGAAAGTCTGGAAACAGCGCAGGTGTTTCTGAATTTCTGCCAGGCAGATTGATTGTTATCCCAACACTGGCAGCCACACACTCATACCACTCTTCCCCGTATTTGCCCAGGCAACATAAGGTATCAACTTTATCGTAACTGGTTTGGCGTTATCATTCAACTCCTGGTACAAGGTATTCTGCCATTTTGAGTGTCTTAACGTGGCGCATTCCATAGTTTTTCCAGTTGCGTAAATCCGTGAATAGCATGCGCAGGGAGTGTTTCTCCTTTTTCTCCAAACACATACATCGCGGCGGGTTGTTCAATAGTTATTTTGGTTTCGTCTGCGGCGGTAATATTAAGTTGTAGATATTTAGCCATAAATTCATATACTGCTTTGCGCTTGTTGCTACCAAAGTCATGGCCTTCTGCAGGCAGGTGTACATTGGATACTTTGCCGGTCTGGCCGTAGTAGCCGTAGATCTTTTGCAGGTAAGGGAAGTCGTGTTCGGGCATTTTATCTGTCCAGTCGCCGCCATCGCTGACTAACAACTGTGGTCTGGGAGCTGCCATAGCAGCGATTTCTACGTTGTCCGTTCTATTCCCGCAACCATGTATGGGCATCCCACTTTCGCAGGGGCAACCACCATAAAAATAAGAACTGATGGCCACTACAGGTGCACTCACTTTGATACGGTCATCAATAGCTGTCATCAATACCGTATGACTCCCTGCCCCTGAACCACCTGTAATACCGACTCTACTCGTATCTGCATTTTTAAGAGACAATAAATAATCGAGTATCCTGATGGTGCCAAGCGCCTGTACACTCATGGCCAGACTACGACGGTGATCGGCTTCTTCAAATTGCAACTGAGATTCACCCCATGCAAATAGATCGTAGCTGAAAGCCATAGCACCCATGCGTGCTAAGGCAGCACAGCGATATTGACAGTCCGGTCTGTATCGCTGATCTTTCCAATGCCCGTCGGGATTGAGGATCACAGGGATCTTTCCTTTGCTTTTTGCAGGTGCGTACAGTGAACCATTAATATAAACACCTGGCAGTATTTCTATGGCAATGTTACGTACAGTGTATCCATCAAACTTTCTTTCGGCAGTAATGATCGGGGCTGATGCAGGTTTAGGTGGTAATGGAGACAATTGTAATGCCTGTAAGATACAGGGTTGTAGTGTTGCTTTTCTGTTTTCCCATTCCTGTTCGTTATGATATTGCGAAGCGATCCGGTCCAGCTCTGCCCAACCATCGGCAACAGGCCAGCGATAGTATTCATAATTGGTAAGGCGGTATTGCTTATCCTTTTCCTTTCTTACTTTCAGATCGAGTGGTGCGAGTACACGTTCAAGCGTCGCCTCTGCATCCGGTCGATACCGCCAGTCCGCATAAGTCACATACTTACCGGCTACCTCTGCCTCCGTGTATCGGATTTTAATACCATAGCGGTGCTGGATATCGAGTAGTACATCCTGCAAGGGCTTCTTATATCCGCTGTCAGAGTTTTGCTGTGCATAGGCACATTGTACCAGTAACAGGCAGAAAAGCAATCTTATCATGGGAAAACATTAATAACGTGGTCACAACGGTGAATTAAGTGTCAATCAAACGAATATATTTTATTTGCCTGAAAAATCAAAATACAGGGTAAGTTGTAATAAGCGTCCTTTTTATACAAATCGTGTGAATGGTATCCAGGTGTTTTTACATCATATTTTCCGAATCCCTGAAGCTCCCGGTATAGTCATCCATTTGCCGGAATTGGCACCTGCGGTGCAATAAAATGCCCAATTGGTATTGAATTTCGGTTTCCTGGGCAGCCAGACGATATGCGCCTGTCAAAACAATAAAAAGGGGCATAATGGTCTTCTTTATAACAAAAACGTGGAGCCTGACCGGGAGTAGGATAGACAATAAAATGAATAATGGGAATTACAGCCACGGAAGGGCTCCCCATGTATACTTCACCCATATAATCATATTTCTTTCACAGTATTCACTCTTCTCTCATCAGACCGCTCTACCTGCAAGGTTTTTGTCATTACTATTAGTTATAAAATGAAACTTATGGCATCTAAAACGATATTATTTATCCATGGAATGTTTCAAAACCCTAAAAGCTGGTCTCATTGGGTAGACTTCTTTACTGAAAGAGGCTACACCTGTTTAGCGCCTCCATGGCCGTTGCATGAAGGCGACCCTGTATCATTACGCGAGCAACCACCTGCAGGCCTTGGCGAACTGAGTCTCGACACCGTTGTTAAAGCAATGGAAAAGGTAGTTGCTACACTAGCGGAAAAACCTGTGGCTATCGGTCATTCTGTAGGTGGTCTGATTGTACAGTTACTATCAGAGAAAAATTTGATTGCAGGAGGTGTATGTATCGATTCTGTGGCCCCCAATGCCATGCAGACTTTTGACTGGGGATTTTTCAAAAACAGTACACTCATTGCCAATCCATTTAAAGGCGATCATCCTTTTATAATGGACGAACAATCCTTCCATGAATCATTTGCTAATACAATGACGGATGAAGGCGCTAATGCAGCCTTTCGTGCTTTTGCAACGCACGACAGCCGGAATGTATTGAGAGATTGTCTGGGCCGTGCCGGACATGTAGACCTGGATCTGCCGCATTTCCCTTTACTATTTATTGGTGGCAGCGATGACCAGATCATTCCTGCGGAACTGAATAAGAAGAATGCGAAGGCTTATACAGATGATAAGAGTATTACAACATTCCGGGAATTTGCGCACAGGGGGCATTTCATTTGCGGGGAACCGGGATGGGAAGAAGTGGCAACATATGCATATCAATGGATTCACGCAAATATCTAATAATAAAAACCTTCATGAAAGAGGGAATTCACCAATGGGGGATGAAAACCATTTTCAGAAAAAACCCTCATGAACCGGGTTCACAAACGACTATGAAAATGGTGGTACCTTCGACAAAAGTACTACCATGGAACAATCACATATCAGTTTTGAACAGGTTGTGAGTCGCGGCTGTGGCCTCGATGTTCACCAGGAGAATGTAGTAGCCACCATCAGAGGAAATGGGTTGGAAGAACAAACCCGCACTTTTAGCACTTTCACAAGTTCACTTAGGGACCTGGTAGCTTGGCTTGAAGAATCCGGCATTACACATGTCGCAATGGAGAGCACGGGGGTTTACTGGAAGCCTGTTTTTAATATACTGGAACCTCACTTTGAACTTATTCTGGTCAATGCCCGGCATATTAAATATGTGCCGGGGCATAAGACCGATCGCAATGACAGTGCCTGGATTGCAAAATTATTGCTAAGCGGGCTACTAAAGGGAAGTTTTATTCCACCGCAATACACTCGCGAATTACGGGAATTGTACCGATACAAACGTAAAGTAATAGGACAGCGGTCCAGTGAATATAACCGGTTACAGAACATTTTAGAGACAGCCAATATCAAATTGAGCACTGTAGTCAGTGATGTATTCGGTGTAAGTGGCTGGTCAATGATCACTGCCATTATTGAAGGAGAACAGGATCCTATGATATTGGCCAATTTGGCAAAAGGTAGGCTCAAAATCAAAAAACAAGAGCTTATTCTTGCATTAGAAGGCCATCTTAATGAGCATCACCGTTTTATGCTCAGCCTGTCTAAAACTGTTATTTTACAGCTAAATGACCTACTTGGTCAGGTGGATAACCGTATAGATCAGTACTTAAAAAATGGGAGGAAGAAGTAAAATTACTTCAGACTATTCCCGGAGTACAAAAACAAACAGCTACCGCCATCTTAGCCGAAATAGGTACAGATATGCATGCGTTCCCTAATCAGCATCATTTGGCTAGTTGGTGTGGTTTATGTCCTGGTAATAATGAAAGTGCCGGAAAAAAGAAAAGTGAAAGAATCAATCATGGCAACAGATCCCTTAAAACCGCACTCGTGGAAGCAGCATGGGCTGCAGCACATACGAAAGATACTTATCTGAAAAGAAAATATTATACTTTGAGTATACGAAGAGGCAAAAAACGAGCACTTATTGCAATTTCACACAAAATCCTAATTGCCGCTTATTTTATACTCAAAAATAGAGTGCCATATATGGAACCTGATAATCAGGAGTGGCTAAAAAAAGAAAGCAGGCGCAGATAAATAATTATCTCAGACGCCTGCGCGAGCTTGAGGCATTACCCCCATCTCAATAAGATTACTAAGTTACAAAAATCGACCTTTTATTGGTGCTTTTTCAGCCTGTAGAAAAAACTGATTTAAGACTCTAAGTACAAACGATTGTTGCTATAAGCACGAAAAGAAAATTTTAATCCTATAGAGTCATATCAAATTATGGCCTGGACGAACTATTTTCAAAGAAAAAAAGGGGGCATCTTCGGGACGAGGGCACTGAAGAAGTTGCCCTTTTATGAGGGATCTCTTAAAAAATGATCAGGTAGAACACGTTTTTACCTGATCGTTTTTTTTGTACAAGAACTTGTTATTGGGCTTATATGATGATTTGTTGCGCATGATTGGTAAAATCCAAAGTTCTCCGGGCAGTTTTCACCAACTTTCGTCTTTTAGAGGTTTAGTTTGATAATTCTTTTCAGATTTACCGTGAAGATCGCCAATGCACCTTGCATTTGCATGCTATCAATCCCATAGGATATTGCCCGATTATAGCCATGTACATTCTTTAACTCACTGTTTTTTGCCTCGATCTTATATCGCTGTCTGGCCTTTTCTTTATAATATTCACTTTCTTGAAAAATCATTTGTTGCTGGTGTAAGTTTGATTGTATGGATACAGAATAGCTTTTAGTCTTTGCTTCAGGCTTATAACAATTGTCCTTCAGCGCGCAGATCTTACATTTTTCAATGTCAAAAAAATAGGTATCTACCTGATTAGTACCTACATCCTTCCTGCCATTACGGACTTTTTTAATCGCCATATGACCGGCCGGACAAACGAACATATCGGCATCCTTATTATAATCAAACTTATCCTCATCCTTTCTAAAGCCCTGGGTAATGGAAGGGTTCAGCTTTGCTACCACTTGTATATTCTGACCCTGGTTATCTTTTAATTTAAGGTTTTCTTTGCCCGAATATGCGGAATCACCGATAATCGTATCAACTTCAATCCCATTGTTCTGGCTGATCTCCAAAAGTTTGGGCAACTCCGGGCCATCACCTTTTTCTCCTGATGTGACTACCGCCGCGGTTATGATACGCTCTTCTGTCATGGCAAGATGTGTCTTATAGCCAAAGAATGAACTATCCGCAGATTTGTGCCCGATCCTGGCGTCCAGATCTGTGGAGAGTATGTGGTTTTCTTCCGTATCCTCTAATGTTTCCTTTAGCAGGTTTAGCTTTTCTTTAACCGCAGGTATTGAACTTAAAGTCTGCTCTGAGCTAATACGCCTCTCAAGTTCTCTGCAATAAATCAGCTCATCCTGCAGATCATTCGACGTATTTTTCTCAGGCAGATGGCCCTTCATATCCTTATCTATGGCGTAAACTGCTTTGCGAAGTAATTTTGAACGTTCTCTTAACACATCAAGGGCCGAATAAGGATTCGATCTGGAGAGTGAATGGGTGGCATCAACAATGATCGATTTGGATTTAATAATTCCTTTTTCGAGAGCAATAGATACAGTTTTGCCAATCAGCAGATTTAACAGGTCTGTGTCTTTTAAGCGAAGCTTTCGAAATTTAGTCAGTGAACTAGGGTTGATAACAGCTTCCTCGGGAGACATATCAAGAAAGTATTTGAAGGACATATCATAACGGGAACGCTCAACGATATCGACGTCTGAGGCAGTATAGATCGTTTTCAATAATAAGTATTTGAACATACGGATCGGGCTTTCAGCCATGCGACCATTATTCAAACAATACTTATTCACCAGTTCCTGATAAATAAACTGAAAATCGATCAGTTCGTTAATCTGGCGGAGCAGATTGCCTTTAGGTACTATAAGATCGTAAAGACTCGAAAAAGAACTAAGCTGAAGTTGCTGTTGATGAGGTAACATGCTATGATATATTGCTGATACCTCTAAGATAATTGAAAGGGAGCAGTAAACTTGCGTTTGCTGCTCCCTTTAATATTTAAGCATCTTGGGACTTTTTCAGTGCCCTCCTTCGGGACGCCCCTTTTTTTTATTTGGGTACCTTTTTCATACATGCACTTCCTGTTACTTATAATACATCCCCTCTTATCTATTTCCTGTGGAATCGTATCACCTGCATACTCAGTGCATCCAGCGTCATACTTCCTTTTGTTAATGCTGTTTCAATAGAAACAGGCACGCCCCTGTCTTCTTTCAATATTGTCACATTTGCCTTTGATTGCAATGCACCAAAAGCTTTCAGATTGACATTTACTTTAGCGTCTGTACCACCCGCATTTACAATCTTTACAATGATATCTCCTGTCTTTGTATCCTTCACACAGGATGCTGCCAGCGTAGAATCCTTCTTACGATCAAAGGTCACTACATCACTGATATATACATCTCCTGTATTCGCAGAAAACAGCTGCTGTACATAGTAGTTCACCGTTGGATATACACCTGTATTGTCAAAATAAATCAGGTCCGGATTCCAGTTGGTATTTCCTTTCTTTGCCAGCAGTGGTGCATAAGAAGCCATGTGTACCACATCACCGTTTCTTTCCAGACTGGTCATATAAGCAGCTTCAGAGATAGCGTTGATAAACCTGTTGCCTTTAGAAGCATATTCGCCAACATACACTTTTGCTTTTTTCCTGTCATACTTATCATAGCGAAGATTATTCTTCAGGAACCATTCAGGGTCATTATAATAATGCTCATCTACTACCGGTACTTTCAGTTTGTTTACGATCTCCCATCCTTTCTCATAATCTTCACCTTCAGAGAAAGGACCAGCTGTACCAATTACTGTAATTTCCGGATGCTTTGCTTTCACAACATTATAAATCATGGTGAAGCGTTCTTCAAAACCTGGGGTCATTTTATCTTCATTACCAATACCAACGTATTCCAGGTGGAATGGCTCCGGATGACCTGCAGCAGCGCGCCTGGCTCCCCAGGCAGAAGTAACGGGACCATTTGCAAATTCTATCAGATCCAATACATCCTGGATATATGCCTGCATATCCTGCATAGGAATACCTTTCTGACCTGTGCCACCAATCGCCCAGGTACCGCCGGAATTCTGGCAACTCACAGCAGCAGCCAGGATAGGTACGGGTTTAGCACCAATGTCTTCACAGAACCGGAAATATTCAAAATAACCCAATCCCATTGACTGGTGATAGTTCCAGATGTTGCGCTGATCAACACGTGCTTCTAAAGGACCAATGGTATTTTTCCAGTTGTAAATGTTTGCGATACCATCTCCATGTACCAGGCATCCACCGGGAAAGCGCATAAATTTCGGGTGCAGATCTGCAATCGCCTGTCCCAGGTCAGCCCTCATCCCGTTTGGCCTGTCCTTGAATGTTTTCTTTGGAAAAAGCGACACCTGATCCAATGCCAGTTCGCCAATACCTTTTGCGATGATCACCACACAGGCGCTGTCATCGCTTTTATTCACCGTAATACTGGCGGCATATTTCTGCCAGTTTTTATCTTTTATATCGAAAGTGGTTTCGCCGTAAATATCTCCTTTTTTGTTGCGGAGACTTACAGTGACAGGCATGGCATTGCCAGCAAGTCTATTTGCGAAAAACGATACATCGTACTGTTCGCCTTCTTTTACAGAAATACCATTAAAACCGTAGTTAGTTAATCCAAGACCTTCCTGTCCTGCATCCTGGATATCCAGTACTACATAATGCGGATTATTTTCATTGAGTGGAGACTTCGTTTCCACCGATATTTTGCCGTAAGCAAATCCTTTGGGTGTGTACTCCCATGCTGTCATTGGATTCCATCCTCTATGGTCCGATCCTGTATATTCAAAAGAACGGTTCTGGATGAGTTCTGCATACAATCCCCCATCAGCAGCATAGCTGATGTCTTCAAAGAAGATACCGAATAGGTCAGGACTGATAGCCTTCTGCCGTTGGGCAAAGGTAGCCGTGGAATAAAGGGCGATGATAAATGTAAATAATGGACGTTGCATATAAATTGAAATCTACGTTAGTGTTAATATACAACTACGATTTATTAATGAGTATAAAAATCTTTAAATATCATTTTCTTTTTGAATACAGTCTACTTTTCAAGTAATTATTCTGCTCAAAAACTTACATTCATTTACTAATATTTTTAGTATTTTGTGCTAAATTAATTAGTTTTGTGTCAATAGAATTAGAACAGGTTTTCGAAGGTGCTTATTTCTTACAACAGGGAAAAAAGATTAGGATAAAAGGCACGGATTTACCAAATATCCTGCAGGTTATCGATACGCTGGAACCAATATTGATCGAACGCGCTGAATTGTCGCTTTTCCGCTTCTCCACTATGGATGGAAGGACCGGCACAGTTCTTCGTCCAACAGCACTTGGTAACAAGTTTTGGCTGAAACCTGGCATGGGAGGAAAATGGTTTGTAGGTGTAGATGAAGTCCTGACTTCTGCTTACATCTACTACATTCATCAGCTACAACGGCTCTTCTTTTCCCTCTTTGAAGAACAACTCAGGTACCCCAGTGATGAAGTACCCACTGGCAAATCTGCGAAAAAAACCTACTACTATAAACCTCAGCACCAGGTTAGCTCAATAGTAGTAGAAACCAATAATCCGCGCATAAAAAGTGGCTATTCCAGGAAAGCAATCCTGGTGCCTGTGCCGGATGAATTGTACTACCTCACCTCCGACATGCGGTTGCTGATCCGGTCCAAACAATTGGGATACGCCATCTGGGAAGTAGTAGAAAGTCCGCCACTCTTCGTACATGACGGCAAACCCTGGGGCCTCCGACTGGCAGCAGGTAAAACCGTCACCGAAGAGGAGACGGCAAAAGCAGGAAAGTGGCTGCTGAAGCATCTGATAGGAAATGAAGTGAATTTTACTTAAGCAACAACGGGGACAAACTCAAATAACAAAGGGAATAAAACAAACGACCGGTAATAAAGAACTTTTCAGCACCCTCAGACTGTATATCTCAAAATAACAAAGAAATCGCCTTCAACATGAACTATTCAACATCTTCATCGTAAAGCTCGTTTTTGAGCTGCATCCATGCCAACACAAAAGGATGATCAGCATGCATTGTTTCTAAACGACAAGTCTGCTCTCACTGTGTGCAGCAGCTATAGCTATGCCATCACCTCACTTGTGTCAGTTAGGAGTACTCCGCACCCCCGGAGTACCCCTAACTGCGCGGGTGGCTCGCTCACAGCCAACAAGCGTTTTCATTTTTTTCACGAAAGTAGTCGATCGACAACTTTCTATTCTCTAAAATGTGATCATTTTTCACCCGGAATGTCTGAACTAAAAGTAATATTAAAAGAGCTCGGCGGAAAGATCAAAGCAATTCGTAAGCAGAAAAAAATGACCCAGCTGGATCTCGAAGTTTCTTCCGGTGTACATGCCGGAGATATTTCGAAAATAGAAAATGGCATGAAAAATCCCGCTGCGACTACGCTCATCAAATTAGCCGCTGCACTCGAAGTTGAGCTGAATGAATTTTACCCCATCAGGAGAATTGAAAATTAATTGTCTGGCTGACAAATTCCTATATTATTAAGCCTTTTCCCTCAAACGGTCGCTCCACGATCGCAAAACCCTGCTGCTGTCAATGACAACAGCGGGGTTTCTCTTTTCACTCAGCTTTTTATTACATTTGGTCAGCCACGTAATGATATGACTTTACTACCCGAAAGCCGCCAGCAAGACCTTTCATTCCATGACCTCCGCCTGGAATCCAACTTTGAAACCTTCTTCAAGGCTCTTTACCCTCAACTCTGCGTATACTGCAAAATCAAATACAACTTCAACGTGCACCTCGCCGAAGACATCGTAAATACCTCCTTCTCCAAACTATGGGAAGCCCGCCATACCCTCAACCCGACCCTCTCGGCCAAAGCATATCTCTTCAAAATCGTTAACAACCAATGCCTTAACACCCTCAAACACCAAAAGGTACAGGATCAGTATACCCAGGCCCAGCTCAATATAGCTGATCCTTTGTCCGCCACGGACGATCTCGACCTCAAACAACTCCGCGACGCCATCAACATGGCCATTGCCGAACTACCTGACCAGATGCGAAAAATATTTGAACTCAACCGCCACGACGGACTTAAATACACCGAAATAGCCGCACTACTACATCTATCTGTCAAAACTGTAGAAACCCAGATGAGCCGGGCACTGCTCAAACTCAGGAAAAAACTGGCCGCCTTTATCCGCTAAAAAATATTTTCACCCCTTGTAGGGGTAAAATTACTTTCACTTGTATTAATACCCGAGCGCATGGAAAATACAATCAACGATGAACTCCTGACCAGGTACCTGGCAAATGAGGCCACCGCCTCAGAAAAAGCCCTCGTCGAGCGCTGGATAGCTCTCAGCGCGGAAAACTGCCAATACCTGGATACCCTCCGCCAGGCATGGCAACTCGCCGATGCCAGGCAAACGCTTGATTATGTGCTGGATGAAATGAACATGGATGAAAAATGGGTGCAGTTCAAACAGGCAGGAGAAAAACCGGTGTCATCAAAAAGACCGTTCGCTATACTGGCTGCCGCAGCTGCCATCTGTCTGCTTATGATCGTTAACTGGCAATGGATCGATAAAAGACCATCTACCAATATTGCGCTGTCAACCAGACCTGCTTTGCATGACAGCCTGCATCATGCTACAAACACCACGGGTGTGCCCATGAAACTCACCATGGGAGACGGTACCGGCATCCTGCTGGCTGATCAAAGCGCACTTACCTGGCGGGAACCATTTACCCACAACCGCGCGATCAGTATGACAGGGAAGGCATTTTTTCAGGTAACAAAAGACGACCAACATCCATTCACAGTGATCAGTGGAGAAATCACGACGACAGTATTGGGAACGGGTTTTGAAGTCAATTCATTTCATGATATCAGGGTCAGATTATACACTGGCAAGGTGATGATCTCTTCTTCCAACACAGGAAGAATGAAGAACAAAGTATACCTCTCTCCCGGACAGGAATTTATTTATGGCAACCGGATCATCGTGCACTCTTTCCTGCAGAACACCGCTTCTGCTAAGAGAAACAGTCATCCTGCAGAAGATCCGTACATCGCCAATAGCGAAGAGAACAACTGGTATATGTTCAA is a genomic window of Chitinophaga sp. LS1 containing:
- a CDS encoding FecR family protein — translated: MENTINDELLTRYLANEATASEKALVERWIALSAENCQYLDTLRQAWQLADARQTLDYVLDEMNMDEKWVQFKQAGEKPVSSKRPFAILAAAAAICLLMIVNWQWIDKRPSTNIALSTRPALHDSLHHATNTTGVPMKLTMGDGTGILLADQSALTWREPFTHNRAISMTGKAFFQVTKDDQHPFTVISGEITTTVLGTGFEVNSFHDIRVRLYTGKVMISSSNTGRMKNKVYLSPGQEFIYGNRIIVHSFLQNTASAKRNSHPAEDPYIANSEENNWYMFNNQSLEEVLNQLEALYKVRIIYNRSDIKDIYFTARYERTESLVSILARIAKLNNLKMTDNDSVMIIRK
- a CDS encoding RNA polymerase sigma-70 factor, which encodes MTLLPESRQQDLSFHDLRLESNFETFFKALYPQLCVYCKIKYNFNVHLAEDIVNTSFSKLWEARHTLNPTLSAKAYLFKIVNNQCLNTLKHQKVQDQYTQAQLNIADPLSATDDLDLKQLRDAINMAIAELPDQMRKIFELNRHDGLKYTEIAALLHLSVKTVETQMSRALLKLRKKLAAFIR